The genomic region AAAAAAATGCTATAATAATTCGAATGAACAATTGTTTCCTAAACAGCTATAGAAAAGGGTGCTTGCGATGTCATTTGATGGCATGTTTACATATGCAATAACAGAAGAACTTAAGAATTCACTTGAAAACGGCAGAATCTCGAAGGTTCATCAGCCGTATAAAAACGAACTCATTTTTGTGATCCGCTCAAATGGGGCCAATCATAAGCTTTTGCTTTCTGCTCATCCGAGCTATGCAAGAATTCACTTAACAGAAGAAAGCTACGAAAATCCGAGTGAGCCTCCGATGTTCTGCATGCTGATGAGAAAGCATCTTGAAGGCGGAGTCATTGAGGAAATCGGACAGATAGGGATGGAGCGGATTCTCTATATCGATGTGAAAGGGCGAAGCGAAATTGGAGATGTCACTTACAAGAGGGTAATCATCGAAATCATGGGAAGACACAGCAATATCATTTTGATAGACCGCGGCAGGAATATGATTCTTGACAGCATTAAGCACCTTTCACCTGCTGTAAACCGCCACCGGACGGTGATGCCCGGACAGGAATATGTGCTTCCCCCCGAGCAGATGAAAGCAGATCCATTTGAAGCAACGGAAGAAACCGTGCTCCGGAAGCTCGATTTTAACGCAGGAAAATTAGACCAGCAGATCATGCAGCAGTTCTCAGGGATCTCCCCGCTGTTTGCACGCGAGATTCTGTTCCGCGCAGGCCTTGCCAACAGAAGCAGTCTGACGCAGTCATTTCTTTCTCTTGTCGGCGAAATCAAGCAGCATCATCTTTCACCTGCCATGATTGAACTTCCGGATAAAGAGTATTTTTACATTCTTCCCCTCACCCATCTGGAAGGAAGACAAAAGCCGTTTTCAACCATTTCGGAAATGCTTGACCGGTACTATTACGGAAAAGCAGCAAGGGACAGAGTTAAGCAGCAGGGAAATGATCTGGAACGGTTCGTGCAGAATGAAATCAAAAAAAATAAAACGAAAATCAAAAAACTTGAGGGAACGTTAAAGGATGCTGAAAAAGCTGAAAAGTACAAGCTTCAGGGAGAGCTGATTACAGCCAATATGTACGCGATCAAGCGCGGAGATGCATCTGCGGATGTCATCAATTACTATAACGGGGATACAGTCACCATCACGCTGAATCCTCAAAAAACGCCGTCAGATAATGCACAGGCCTA from Bacillus sp. FSL H8-0547 harbors:
- a CDS encoding NFACT RNA binding domain-containing protein codes for the protein MSFDGMFTYAITEELKNSLENGRISKVHQPYKNELIFVIRSNGANHKLLLSAHPSYARIHLTEESYENPSEPPMFCMLMRKHLEGGVIEEIGQIGMERILYIDVKGRSEIGDVTYKRVIIEIMGRHSNIILIDRGRNMILDSIKHLSPAVNRHRTVMPGQEYVLPPEQMKADPFEATEETVLRKLDFNAGKLDQQIMQQFSGISPLFAREILFRAGLANRSSLTQSFLSLVGEIKQHHLSPAMIELPDKEYFYILPLTHLEGRQKPFSTISEMLDRYYYGKAARDRVKQQGNDLERFVQNEIKKNKTKIKKLEGTLKDAEKAEKYKLQGELITANMYAIKRGDASADVINYYNGDTVTITLNPQKTPSDNAQAYFQKYNKAKKSVAYVKEQISLAEKEIAYFENLFAQIESASPKDIEEIREELMEGGYLKKKQTKGNKKPKQAKIVLEAYRSSDGTEILVGKNNKQNDHLTNKTAARDDIWLHTKDIPGSHVVIRHPEPSDETILEAANLAAYFSKAKGSSSVPVDYTKVRYVKKPNGSKPGFVIYDNQQTVYVTPDPDLVIKLKK